A single Candidatus Alcyoniella australis DNA region contains:
- a CDS encoding radical SAM protein yields MNNPANRLRSMRDYLASASKCSGMPLCCAIEVTSRCNLDCVFCNRSSLDRPDGDMDKRLFQQIVDGGKDFLEFVYLNGAGESCLHPDLPELVEHCTRNGIITQLPTNGTLLTPELSSDLLDAGLGQFLIGIDGVNAQTYERVRRGADYRQLADNVRMLAELKLKKRSSTSIVIQMVLIDDNRSEAGLLEPSWRIPGIDGVRLKADERAGARTGPSYKSSNRKQCLFAWQGPYWINCNGDLMHHGYGHSDEQTVQRNYSEVLSPGFRYRSWREVVNGPEMIEFRSCQARRRFDLCGPCSGCRAYGPPPHLAWATFLPNNGRLRLAVRHFENASRLLGFSRLMPGLVSD; encoded by the coding sequence ATGAACAATCCAGCCAACCGCCTGCGGTCAATGCGCGACTATCTGGCCAGCGCCTCGAAGTGCTCGGGCATGCCCCTGTGTTGCGCCATCGAGGTCACCAGCAGGTGTAACCTCGACTGCGTCTTCTGCAACCGCTCGAGCCTTGACCGGCCCGACGGGGACATGGACAAGCGCCTCTTTCAGCAGATCGTCGACGGCGGCAAGGACTTCCTCGAGTTCGTTTACCTCAACGGAGCAGGGGAGTCCTGCCTGCACCCCGACCTGCCCGAGTTGGTTGAGCATTGCACGCGTAACGGGATCATCACGCAGTTGCCCACCAACGGCACCCTGCTAACGCCCGAGCTGTCCTCCGACCTGCTCGATGCCGGGCTGGGACAGTTCCTGATCGGCATCGACGGCGTCAACGCGCAAACGTACGAGAGGGTGCGCCGCGGAGCTGATTATCGCCAGCTGGCGGACAACGTCCGCATGCTGGCCGAGCTTAAGCTGAAAAAACGCTCTTCAACCTCGATTGTGATCCAGATGGTGCTTATCGATGACAACCGCTCCGAGGCCGGGCTGCTTGAGCCGAGCTGGCGCATTCCGGGCATCGACGGAGTCAGACTCAAGGCCGACGAGCGGGCCGGTGCGCGGACCGGACCGTCGTACAAGTCGAGCAATCGCAAACAATGCCTGTTCGCTTGGCAGGGCCCCTACTGGATAAACTGCAACGGAGACCTTATGCATCACGGGTACGGCCACTCGGACGAGCAGACCGTCCAGCGCAATTACTCCGAGGTGCTCAGCCCCGGCTTCAGGTACAGGTCATGGCGCGAAGTGGTCAACGGGCCGGAGATGATTGAGTTCCGCTCCTGCCAGGCCCGGCGCAGGTTCGACCTCTGCGGCCCCTGCAGCGGCTGTCGCGCTTACGGCCCCCCCCCCCACCTGGCCTGGGCCACGTTTCTGCCCAACAACGGCCGCCTACGACTGGCTGTGCGCCATTTTGAGAACGCCTCGCGGCTTCTGGGATTCTCCAGGCTGATGCCGGGGCTGGTCAGCGACTGA